The DNA window AGGAATGAAAACTAAAGTTTTAATTATTTTAATAATTTTAGTTGGTTTAACAGGGATTTGGCTGGGCTTAAGATTTATAATTGACAAATCCAAGCCGCTAGAGCCTATTGCCTGCACAATGGACGCAAAACTCTGCGCGGACGGTTCTTATGTCTCTAGAATTCCGCCGAAATGCGATTTTGCGCCGTGTCCAGAAACAAAAACAATAAAACTTTATTATTATAATTACGAACTGGATAGAGACGAGTGGGGGAATATCGCTTGTAGTAGAAATGGATTGGTGCCGGTTGAGAGAAAAATTCCAATAACCAAGACGCCGATTCAGGATACTATCAAACTTTTGCTTTCGGGCAAACTTAACGATGAAGAGCGGGCTCAGGGAATCAGCACAGAATATCCTCTGGAGGGGCTTTCGTTGAAAGGAGCCTCATTAGGGGAGGGCGTTTTAACGCTCGAATTTGACGATTCCAACAACAAAACCGTTGGCGGCTCCTGCCGGGTGGGCATTCTTTGGTTTCAGATTGAAGCAACGGCCAAACAATTTTCAGAAGTCCAGCAAGTCCGCTTTCTGCCAGAGGAAATTTTTCAGCCGTAAGATAAACTATAAGTAAATTATGACCAGAAATAAAAAAATTATCACTATCTTTGTCGCGTTAATTGTTATCGGGATAGTTTTTGTTGTCAGTTATTATAAATTAATCAATAAAAACTCGGACGAAGTTATAGAGATAGCACAACAGACAAAAGAAGTTCAGGAATTTTTGAAGAAATATCCTGAAGCAAATCTAAAAGTAATAATCGGGGATATATTTGACAAAATTGCCTTTGTTGAATATATAGTTAGAACTGAGAAGGAAAGATTAAACTTTTTCATTTATATTGATAAAACCACGGGGGAAATAGAAAGGATGGAAATCGCGGTTTTAAATGAGACAGGACTGGAATACAGCACTGACAATATTCTAGGATTTTTATTTAATCAACCATAAAATATTTTAAAATGCCAATCACTTTTGATACCGATCTTCTCGGCCCATTCTTATCAGAAAATCAGTGGATTTTTTGGTTGATTCTTCTTTGGACTTTACCTTGGAAAGGGGTGGCCCTTTGGAAATCAGCCAGAAATAGCCACAAGAAATGGTTTGTAGCCTTACTGATACTCAATACAATGGCTATTTTAGAAATTGTATATATTTTCTTCTTTAGCAAGAAAAAGGCACAAAAGTCAGATAATTTAAAATCAAACGAAGTATTCTAACTACACCAAATGAAAATTTCCCGAATAATTGCAATATTTCTTATTGTCTTTCTGTGCATCTCGGGGATTTCCTTGTTAGTTTCATATTTTCTGTTTAATCCTCACGACATATGTTTTCTTTGCCATCTCAGGAATTGCGTTTGGGTT is part of the Patescibacteria group bacterium genome and encodes:
- a CDS encoding GerMN domain-containing protein; translation: MKTKVLIILIILVGLTGIWLGLRFIIDKSKPLEPIACTMDAKLCADGSYVSRIPPKCDFAPCPETKTIKLYYYNYELDRDEWGNIACSRNGLVPVERKIPITKTPIQDTIKLLLSGKLNDEERAQGISTEYPLEGLSLKGASLGEGVLTLEFDDSNNKTVGGSCRVGILWFQIEATAKQFSEVQQVRFLPEEIFQP